One segment of Leptodactylus fuscus isolate aLepFus1 chromosome 7, aLepFus1.hap2, whole genome shotgun sequence DNA contains the following:
- the GNG2 gene encoding guanine nucleotide-binding protein G(I)/G(S)/G(O) subunit gamma-2, with protein MASNNTANIAQARKLVEQLKMEANIDRIKVSKAAADLMAYCEAHAKEDPLLTPVPASENPFREKKFFCAIL; from the exons ATGGCGAGCAATAATACAGCCAACATAGCACAAGCCAGAAAGCTGGTAGAACAACTGAAAATGGAAGCCAATATAGACAGAATAAAG gtaTCTAAAGCAGCCGCAGATCTGATGGCGTACTGTGAGGCCCACGCTAAGGAGGATCCGCTATTGACCCCAGTGCCTGCTTCGGAAAACCCCTTCAGAGAGAAAAAGTTTTTCTGTGCCATTCTGTAA